From one Thermogemmatispora onikobensis genomic stretch:
- a CDS encoding amino acid ABC transporter substrate-binding protein, whose amino-acid sequence MSTVCKAARSLFLMAMLALSMVACGGTGGSSNQTIVIGATLPLTGALAAVGVLLKAGYQAAVDDINAAGGLEVNGQKYHINLVILDNTSDPNTASNQATTLYLQNNAVALLGPFTPPLVIPVSQVAERVKRPLISTTAPIEAWLSARPSGWQYAWDVFFDEKQQTSMSFQVANMVKTNKRVALFTDNEEDGVTMGKLWTEEAPQFGYTIAYRAIFPVGTTNFSSQIAAAKAANAEVLITQMTPPDAMALWKQMKALGYHPTIAESEKGSSTTTWMQALGNVGEGALIANFWSRSFNYPGSQELAARAQKAGIKATIEQAGYIMGYSITQVLFDAIKRAGSTDPEAINRAIGQTNKTYPVGPIHFGSNHADPVQAIMLQWQNGETVQVYPPVSGVSLEAPAKGLA is encoded by the coding sequence ATGAGCACAGTCTGTAAGGCAGCGCGGTCCTTATTTCTCATGGCCATGCTGGCCCTGAGCATGGTCGCCTGTGGTGGCACGGGTGGCTCCAGCAACCAGACGATTGTCATTGGGGCGACGCTGCCCTTAACGGGAGCGCTGGCTGCTGTCGGCGTCCTACTAAAGGCCGGCTATCAGGCCGCCGTTGACGACATCAATGCCGCTGGAGGACTGGAGGTCAACGGGCAGAAGTATCATATCAACCTGGTGATTCTCGACAACACCTCCGATCCCAATACCGCCAGCAACCAGGCGACAACCCTCTATTTGCAGAATAACGCCGTGGCTCTGCTGGGGCCGTTCACACCGCCGCTGGTCATCCCAGTCTCGCAGGTGGCCGAGCGCGTGAAGCGCCCCCTGATCTCGACCACGGCCCCCATCGAGGCCTGGCTCTCGGCGCGCCCTTCGGGCTGGCAATATGCCTGGGATGTCTTCTTCGATGAGAAGCAGCAGACCAGCATGAGCTTCCAGGTGGCCAATATGGTCAAGACGAACAAGCGCGTGGCTCTCTTCACCGATAACGAGGAGGATGGGGTGACGATGGGCAAGCTCTGGACCGAAGAGGCGCCGCAGTTTGGCTATACCATTGCCTATCGGGCGATCTTCCCCGTGGGCACTACCAACTTCTCTAGTCAGATTGCCGCCGCCAAGGCCGCCAATGCCGAGGTGCTGATTACTCAGATGACGCCGCCCGATGCTATGGCCCTCTGGAAGCAGATGAAGGCCCTGGGCTACCATCCGACGATTGCCGAGAGCGAGAAAGGCTCTTCGACTACCACCTGGATGCAGGCGCTGGGGAACGTCGGCGAGGGCGCTCTCATTGCCAACTTCTGGTCTCGTTCCTTTAACTATCCTGGCAGCCAGGAGCTGGCGGCGCGGGCGCAAAAGGCTGGTATCAAGGCCACCATTGAGCAAGCCGGCTACATCATGGGCTACTCGATCACCCAGGTCCTCTTCGATGCCATCAAGCGCGCCGGCTCGACCGATCCCGAGGCCATTAATCGGGCTATTGGCCAGACAAACAAGACCTATCCTGTTGGCCCGATTCACTTTGGCAGCAATCACGCTGATCCCGTTCAGGCCATTATGCTCCAATGGCAGAACGGCGAGACGGTCCAGGTCTATCCACCGGTCTCCGGTGTGAGCCTGGAGGCGCCCGCCAAGGGCCTGGCCTGA